A stretch of DNA from Lotus japonicus ecotype B-129 chromosome 4, LjGifu_v1.2:
CAGGGCCTGAGAATTGAGGCAACTATTAGAAAATTACCCATAAGGAAACTTTTTGGAGAGGTGGTGGAAGGAAATATATATAGGATAAGCTTCTTCTCTGTGGTCCCTAATGTTGGAGTCTACAAGGTATCACAACATGAATTCAAGATCCTTTCCAACAATAGGACTAGGATAGTGCCTGATGAGTCTTCCCTTATTCCTATGcatggatttttatttatgaaCTCAGCTGAAATTGCTCGCACCATGAATGAATCTGAATATCTTATTGGTGAGTAATTTTGTAGTGTTTGTATTAGGAGTTTTATGTCTATGGTCATTGTAGTTGGTAATATTGAATTTTGAGATCTTACCatattcgtttttttttttttggtgaacaTATATGATAGGCCTGGTGTCTGCAGTGTCAAT
This window harbors:
- the LOC130711907 gene encoding replication protein A 70 kDa DNA-binding subunit C-like, translated to MASSKGGFNSVASICHGRDTWRIRVRVLRIWEMCPIADLENPFAVQLVLMDAEGLRIEATIRKLPIRKLFGEVVEGNIYRISFFSVVPNVGVYKVSQHEFKILSNNRTRIVPDESSLIPMHGFLFMNSAEIARTMNESEYLIGLVSAVSIRTIFKTREYIF